Part of the Desulfohalovibrio reitneri genome is shown below.
TTCGCAACCGAGGCACTCCTCCTCGTTGATGACGACGGCCTTGCCGTCCTGCAGCTCGTAGACTTCCACGGGGCAGACGTCCACGCACTCGCCGTCGCCAGTGCACTTGTCGGTGTCGATGGTGATGCTGTAGCCCATTTCGTCCCTCCAAAAAGGTGTATTGAATGCAGAGCCGGCTTCTCCCCGCCGGCCACTCGCCTCGCCGGAAACCCCCGTCAGGCTTGGTTTCTCGCCCCCTTCAAGGGTCGGACTGCAATAGCCCAGCCGCGAAGCAGGTGTCAAGTAAGGTCGAAGTCCCCGGATGTAAAGGGAAGGTTCGCCTAGACCGGTTCTCCCTCGTCCGGCTGGGGCAGATAGAAGAAAAAGAGGTTGCCGGAAGGCGCGGGTTCATATCCGGCCACGCCCCGGTGCAGACCCACCACCTCCCGGACGAAGGAGAGACCGTGGCCGGTGCCGTATTCCTGGGAGGCGTTGCGCCCCCGGAAGCCGTCGGTGAACAGTTGGCCCGCCTCCTCGTCGGCCAGGGGCTCGCCCGAGGTGAGCACGCTGAAACGCACCGCGGGCATTTCCCTGTCGCCAACGCGCTCCACCTCGTCCCAGTCGTAGATGACGAAGCTCTCGCCGGGGCGGTCCGCGCCTCGGGGTGCGGGCCGTGTGTACTTGGCCGCGTTGGAGAAGAAGTTGGCCACCACCTGGGAGATGAGCCCCACGTCCGCCAGAACCATGGGGTCGCGCACCGACTCCGTCCCCGGCCCGGCCTCTATGCGAACGCCCCTGTCCTCCAGCCTGCCCCGGTAGCGCTCAAGTTGCGGCTTCACCACCTGCGCGTGCAGGTTCACCGGCTTGAGATCCACCACGTAGTGCCCCTTTTCGAAGTGGGAGCGGCGCAGTAGCGTCTCCAAAAACAGGGAGGTCTGCTCGTAGTGGCGGTGGATTTCCTGGTACTGGTCCATGAGCGACTGGAAGGTGAAATCCATCTCCTGCTTGAGGCTGTTGCAGACCTCGGCCCGCTTGGGGTCGTCCATGCCGCAGTCGCTGGTGAACCGTTGAAACTGTTTGGCGATGTCGCGGAGGATATTGATCTTGCTCTCGAGGCGCTTGTAATACAATTTAAAATACATATTGGGCACGATGACGTTGTGCCCGATGTCGTCCACCAGATTCCGGATGAACTCCAGGTGTTCCTTGTTCTTCTGTGATATGAGCCTGTTGTGGATTCTGTAGCCAATTCGGTTGGCGTACTTCTCGAAGAAGAGGCGCTGGTGCTCATTGAGGTCCGAGGCGGGCCGCACCACCAGCATGCCGATGACATCACGCCGGGGCTTGATGGGCAGTTGGGAAATCAGTTCGTGATTGCCCTTGATGGGCAGGAGGTAGCTGTTGCCCTCCAGGCGCGGCTCGGCCGAGAAGGCGGGCGGCTCCAGGGCGATGCCGCTGGCCGGACAGCCCGCGTCCGAGCAGCAGCGCCACTCCAGCTCCCCGTCAGCGTTGAGCAGGTAAAGGTCCGTGTCCTTGTCGAAAAACACCTTGGGAACGACCACCGACAGGGCCAGCAGGTCATGCTTGCCCGTGTTCTCCTGGGCCAGATCGAAGAAGATGTTCAGGGCCCTGCTCTCCTGCTTGGAGAACTGGTACTCCTCGTAATCGTCTATCTTCTCATGGATGCGCCTGGAGAGGAACTCCACGCGTTTCCTGGCCTCCCTCGGGTCGATGCCTTCGGGGCCCTCGGTTTCCTGGAGGAGGATGTCTGCGGTGGGAGCGGTCTTCTCGGTCATGAGGGAATCCGGGGTTGTTCCACCTTATGACCGTAAAATGGCGGAACGGCTTTGGCAAGCGGCGTTGCCACGCGCCCGGGGGTGGTGTATCCCGTGAACGGACGGAGGGACGATGAAGGAAACCAGCTACCTCAAGGGCCGCGACGAGCTCATCGGTCAATTCCGGAAGATCCCGTCGCTGCACAACTTCGAAAACCGCTACCTCAAAGAGATCCTCTCCCTCTCCAAGATCCGCAAGTACGAGCCGGGGGAGACCATCATCGAGGAAGGCCAGAGCGACCGCTGGATGTACGTGGTCATCTCCGGCGAGGTGCGCGTGCTCAAGGGGGGCGAGGAGCTTTCCAGGCTGCGCATGGCCGGAGACGTCTTCGGCGAGATGGGCGTCATCGACGGCCAGCCGCGCTCGGCCACCATCGAGGCGGCCACCCACACCACCTGCCTGGCCATGGACACGTCCTTCATGGACCACTTGTCCGAGGAGGACAGGCATCCCTTCCACGCCATGCTCTACAAGCTCTTTTCGGAAATCCTGGCCGTAAGGCTGCGGGACACCGGCGAAGAGCTGACCCGCTGCCGCCGCGAACTAGCCAAGCTGCGCGGCGAAACACCACCGGAATGACCGGACGCGGGGCTTCCCCCGCGCCGCCACTCGCGCCTACGCGTTTCTGGCCTGTATGGCATGTGCCCCCGGGGAATCCCGGGGGATGATCAGGCGTCCCGTTTGATGCCCGCCATGAGCAGGCCCACGCCTTCAAGCCGTTCTTCATCGGCCGTGGGAATGACGTCCATGAAGCGGCCCCGGTACATGACCGCCACCCGGTCGGCCAGCCGCAGGGCCTCGCCCAGGTCGCCGGTGACCAGCAGGATGCCGGCGTGCTTGCGCGCCTGCAAAAGCCGCTTCCAGACCTCCTCGGTGGCGGAGATGTCCAGCCCTTGGGTGGGCTGCTCCGCGATGATGACCTTGGGAGAGCGATAGAACTCCCTCGCCAGCACCAGCTTCTGCAGGTTGCCGCCGGAGAGCTTGGCCGCCTCGGTGCGCACCCGGGTGGGCTGCACGTTGTAGTCCCGCACCAGCTCCGAGGCGGTGCGCAGGGCGCGCTTGTTCTCCAGGAAGGGCCCCTTGGTGAAGCCCTGGCGGGTGGTCAGCAGCATGTTGTCCACCATGTCCAGCTCGGGACAGGTGGCCATGCCCAGCCTGTCCTCCGGGATGTAGGACAGGGAGTCCTTCCAGGAAGGGTTCTCGTGGAAGTCGCGCCAGTCGCGGCCCAGGATGCGCACCTCCCCGGCCCGGGGCTGGCGCAGCCCGGCCAAGACCTCCACCAATGGCTTCTGGCCGTTGCCCGCCACGCCGACCACGGCCACGATCTCCCCCCGGCGCAGCACCAGGTTGAGGTTCTGCAGGCCGTCGCCGGAGAGGTCGCGCAACTCCATGACCACCCCGCCCAGGGTCTGGGGGGCGCGGTCCACGTCGAGCACCACCTCCTTGCCCACCATGCGGGAGGCCAACTCCGAGCGGGAGCGCACGTCCTCGCGCAGCATGTCGTCCACGATCCCGCCGTGGCGCAGGACCGCGATCTCGTCGGCGATGTCCAGCACTTCCTGCAGCTTGTGCGAAATAAAGACGATGGCCTTGCCCTGGGCGGCCATGGCCCGCAGGGCCTTGAACAGCCCCTCGGTCTCCAGCGGGGTCAGCACCGTGGTGGGCTCGTCGAAAATGAGCACCCGGGAGTTGCGGTAGAGCAGCTTGAGGATCTCCACCCGCTGCTTCTCGCCCATGGACAAATCCGAGACCAGGGCCGAGGGGTCCACCTGCAGGTCGTACCGCTTGGCCAGGGCGGCCACCCGCCGCTCCATCTCCGCCGGGGAGACCCAGAAGGAGCCCTCCTGCCCGAGCAGCACGTTCTGGGCCACGGTCATGGTCTCCACCAGCATGAAGTGCTGGTAGACCATGCCCACTCCCGCCTCGATGGCCTCGCGGCTTGACTGGAAGCGGGTGGGCTCGCCGTCCACCTCGATGACGCCCGAGTCCGGGGGGAAACGCCCGGCCAGGATGGACATGAGGGTAGACTTGCCCGCGCCGTTCTCGCCGAGGAGGGCCAGCACGCGGCCGGGGCGGATGTCCAGGGAGATGTCCTTGTTGGCCTTGACCTTGCCGAAGGACTTGGAAATGGAGCGCAGGCTCACCGTGGGCGCGGCCGGCGGCGGATGGCCCGGCTCCAGGCGCTCCTCGGGCAGCCGCCGGTACTCCTGCTCGCCGAAGCGGGAGAAGCGGGCCATGCGGGCGCGCGCCTTGTCCAGGGCGGTCTTGGCCAAGCGTCCCACGGGGCTCATGTCTCGGGCTCCACGTTGGTTCCAAGCGCGCCGGGCGCGCCGGAGCGCACCCCGCGCAGGGTGGCGAACAGCAGGGCCAGCAGGGTCAGGGCGTAGGGCAGCATGAGCAGAAGCGACGAGGGCAGGTTGGCCCCGGAGGCCTGCAACCGCAGCTGGAAGGCCATGACCCCGCCGAAGAGATAGGCCCCCAGCACCGCCCTCCCCGGCCGCCAGAAGGCGAAGATGACCAGAGCCACGGCGATCCAGCCCCGGCCCGCGGCCAAGCCGTTGGTCCACAGGTGGGTGTAGGCCAGGGAGAGGTAGGCTCCGCCCAGCCCGGCCAGAAAGCCCCCGGAAAGCACCGCCAGCCAGCGCAGTCCGAATACGTTCAGCCCGGCGGCCTTGGCCGCCTCCGGGTTCTCGCCCGCGGCGTCGATGTGCATGCCCAGCCGGGTGCGGTGGAAGAGCAGCCAGACCAGAAGCGGCAGGAAAAAGGACAGGTAGACCAGGGCGTCGTGCTGGAAGAGGATGGGCCCCAGCGCCGGGATGTCCGCCAGCAGGGGCACGTCGAAGGGCATGAAGCCCGGGGTGGACTGGCCGATGTAGGGCGTGCCCAGGTAGTTGGCCAGTCCCGCGCCAAGAATGGTCAAGGCCAGGCCGGAGACCACCTGGTTGCCCTGAAAGACCACGCAGACCAGGGCGTGCCCCGCGGCCAGCGCGGCCGCGCCCAGCCCCCCGGCCACGAAGGCCAGCCAGGGCTGCCCCGTGGCCTTGGCCACCAGGAAAGCGGTCAGGGCGCCCACCAGCATCATGCCTTCCACGCCCAGGTTCAGCACGCCGCCGCGCTCGGTGATCATCTCGCCCAGGGTGGCGTACAGCACCGGGGTGCCGGACTGCACCGCCGCGGCCAGCAGGGGGATCAGCAGTTCCCAGGTCATGCGCCCTCCTCTCCGGGCACGGGCGTTTCACGCCGCAGGCGCACCTTATAGGTGGTGAAGAACTGTCCGGCCAGCACGCTCAGCAGGATGAGCCCTTCCATGATGTCGCCGAAGGCCGCGGGCACCTGGTGCATGAGCTGGATGTTCTCCACGCCAACCCGCAGCCCGGCCAGCAGAAAGGCGGCCACGGCGATGGTCAGGGGGTTGAGGCGGGCCAGCCAGGCCACCACGATGGCGGTGTAGCCGTACCCGGCCATGATGGAGGGCTGCAGCCGCCCGGCCGAGGCCGAGGTCTCCACCAGCCCGGCCCACCCGGCAAGCGCGCCGCAGATGGCCATGACCAAGCATACCAGGAAGCCGTACGGCATGCGGGCGTAGCGCGAAGCGCGCGGCCCGGAGCCGGAGGCGCGCAGCTCATAGCCCAGACGGGTGCGGGTCAGCCATATCCAGACCGCCGCCCCGGCCAGCAGGCAGACCGCCAGCCCCCAGTGGAGCTTGGTGCCGGGGATGCGCGGGATGACCGCCGCGGCCGGGAACTGCTCGGTCATGGGGAAGCCGAAGCTGGCCGGGTCCTTCCAGGGGCCGTAGACCAGGTACTCCAAAAGCAGGATGCCGATGTAGTTGAGCATCAGGGTGGAGATGATCTCGTTGAGCTGCAGCCGGGCCTTGAGCAGGCCGGGCACCAGGGCCCACAGCCCGCCCGCGATGCCGCCGCAGATGAACATCAGCGGCAGCAGCAGGACCATGGGCAGGGCGGAGAAGGTCAGCACCGCCCAGGTGGCCCCCACCGCGCCCAGGGCGTACTGGCCCTCGGCCCCGATGTTCCAGACCCGCATGCGGAAGGTGACCGCCACACCCAGGGAACAGAGGTAGAGCGGCACCGCCTTGCGCAGGGTGTCGGTGAGGGCGTAGCCGGAGCCGAAGGCCCCCTGGAAGAAGCCCCGCAGGGCCTCCAGGGGCGGCTTGCCCTGGGCCGCCAGCAGCAGGGCGGAGAGTCCCAGGGAGAAGGCCACGGCTCCCAAAAAAACGAGACAGGAGCCCCATTTCCAGGACTCCTGCCTCCGGGTCAAACGTACTCGCATGGGAATCCTACTCGGTGGAGCCGACGACTCCCTCCACGAACCAGGTCATGCCCAGCAGCTTCTCGTCGCTCATGGCCTTGCCCTCGGGCACCTTCAGGGCGCCGTCCTGGTCCTTGATGGGACCGGCGAAGACGGTCTCCTGACCATCGATGATCTCGGCCTTGGCCTGGGTGACCATGTCCCGCACGTCCTGGGGCACCATGGGGCCGAAGGGGGAGATGTCCACCAGGCCGTGCTCCAGGCCCCACCAGTAGTCCTTGGACTCCCACTCGCCGTTCTTCACCTGGCGGGTGATGTCCTCGTACAGGGCCTCCCAGTTCCAGACCGCGGAGGTCAGGTGGGACTTGGGGGCGAACTGGGACATGTCGGTGTTGTAGCCCACGGAGTAGACGCCGCGCTGCTGGGCGGCCTCCTGCGGTCCGGGGGAGTCCTGGTGCTGGGCGATGACGTCGCAGCCCACGTCCAGCAGGCTCTTGGCGGCTTCCTTCTCGGTGGCGGGGTCGTACCAGGTCTTGGACCAGACCACCCGCACCTCGGCGTCGGGGTTGACCTCGCGCACGCCCAGGGTGAAGGCGTTGATGCCCCGGATGACCTCGGGGATGGGGAAGGCGGCCACGTAGCCGATCTTGTCCGACTCGGTCATGGAGCCGGCCACCAGGCCGGTCAGGTAGCGGGCCTGGTAGATGCGGCCGAAGTAGGTGCCCAC
Proteins encoded:
- a CDS encoding ferredoxin, whose translation is MGYSITIDTDKCTGDGECVDVCPVEVYELQDGKAVVINEEECLGCESCVEVCEQDAITIEEE
- a CDS encoding sensor histidine kinase, translating into MTEKTAPTADILLQETEGPEGIDPREARKRVEFLSRRIHEKIDDYEEYQFSKQESRALNIFFDLAQENTGKHDLLALSVVVPKVFFDKDTDLYLLNADGELEWRCCSDAGCPASGIALEPPAFSAEPRLEGNSYLLPIKGNHELISQLPIKPRRDVIGMLVVRPASDLNEHQRLFFEKYANRIGYRIHNRLISQKNKEHLEFIRNLVDDIGHNVIVPNMYFKLYYKRLESKINILRDIAKQFQRFTSDCGMDDPKRAEVCNSLKQEMDFTFQSLMDQYQEIHRHYEQTSLFLETLLRRSHFEKGHYVVDLKPVNLHAQVVKPQLERYRGRLEDRGVRIEAGPGTESVRDPMVLADVGLISQVVANFFSNAAKYTRPAPRGADRPGESFVIYDWDEVERVGDREMPAVRFSVLTSGEPLADEEAGQLFTDGFRGRNASQEYGTGHGLSFVREVVGLHRGVAGYEPAPSGNLFFFYLPQPDEGEPV
- a CDS encoding cyclic nucleotide-binding domain-containing protein, with the protein product MKETSYLKGRDELIGQFRKIPSLHNFENRYLKEILSLSKIRKYEPGETIIEEGQSDRWMYVVISGEVRVLKGGEELSRLRMAGDVFGEMGVIDGQPRSATIEAATHTTCLAMDTSFMDHLSEEDRHPFHAMLYKLFSEILAVRLRDTGEELTRCRRELAKLRGETPPE
- a CDS encoding ABC transporter ATP-binding protein, which translates into the protein MSPVGRLAKTALDKARARMARFSRFGEQEYRRLPEERLEPGHPPPAAPTVSLRSISKSFGKVKANKDISLDIRPGRVLALLGENGAGKSTLMSILAGRFPPDSGVIEVDGEPTRFQSSREAIEAGVGMVYQHFMLVETMTVAQNVLLGQEGSFWVSPAEMERRVAALAKRYDLQVDPSALVSDLSMGEKQRVEILKLLYRNSRVLIFDEPTTVLTPLETEGLFKALRAMAAQGKAIVFISHKLQEVLDIADEIAVLRHGGIVDDMLREDVRSRSELASRMVGKEVVLDVDRAPQTLGGVVMELRDLSGDGLQNLNLVLRRGEIVAVVGVAGNGQKPLVEVLAGLRQPRAGEVRILGRDWRDFHENPSWKDSLSYIPEDRLGMATCPELDMVDNMLLTTRQGFTKGPFLENKRALRTASELVRDYNVQPTRVRTEAAKLSGGNLQKLVLAREFYRSPKVIIAEQPTQGLDISATEEVWKRLLQARKHAGILLVTGDLGEALRLADRVAVMYRGRFMDVIPTADEERLEGVGLLMAGIKRDA
- a CDS encoding ABC transporter permease; translation: MTWELLIPLLAAAVQSGTPVLYATLGEMITERGGVLNLGVEGMMLVGALTAFLVAKATGQPWLAFVAGGLGAAALAAGHALVCVVFQGNQVVSGLALTILGAGLANYLGTPYIGQSTPGFMPFDVPLLADIPALGPILFQHDALVYLSFFLPLLVWLLFHRTRLGMHIDAAGENPEAAKAAGLNVFGLRWLAVLSGGFLAGLGGAYLSLAYTHLWTNGLAAGRGWIAVALVIFAFWRPGRAVLGAYLFGGVMAFQLRLQASGANLPSSLLLMLPYALTLLALLFATLRGVRSGAPGALGTNVEPET
- a CDS encoding ABC transporter permease, with protein sequence MRVRLTRRQESWKWGSCLVFLGAVAFSLGLSALLLAAQGKPPLEALRGFFQGAFGSGYALTDTLRKAVPLYLCSLGVAVTFRMRVWNIGAEGQYALGAVGATWAVLTFSALPMVLLLPLMFICGGIAGGLWALVPGLLKARLQLNEIISTLMLNYIGILLLEYLVYGPWKDPASFGFPMTEQFPAAAVIPRIPGTKLHWGLAVCLLAGAAVWIWLTRTRLGYELRASGSGPRASRYARMPYGFLVCLVMAICGALAGWAGLVETSASAGRLQPSIMAGYGYTAIVVAWLARLNPLTIAVAAFLLAGLRVGVENIQLMHQVPAAFGDIMEGLILLSVLAGQFFTTYKVRLRRETPVPGEEGA
- a CDS encoding BMP family ABC transporter substrate-binding protein — translated: MHRTAVHLLLALALVLGLAGISQAADDELKVGFIYVSPVGDAGWSYAHDKGRQAIEKMDGVTTSFVEAVPEGPDSERVLTNMARQDFGLVFATSYGYMDPVINVAKEFPETTFMHCSGYKRAENVGTYFGRIYQARYLTGLVAGSMTESDKIGYVAAFPIPEVIRGINAFTLGVREVNPDAEVRVVWSKTWYDPATEKEAAKSLLDVGCDVIAQHQDSPGPQEAAQQRGVYSVGYNTDMSQFAPKSHLTSAVWNWEALYEDITRQVKNGEWESKDYWWGLEHGLVDISPFGPMVPQDVRDMVTQAKAEIIDGQETVFAGPIKDQDGALKVPEGKAMSDEKLLGMTWFVEGVVGSTE